The sequence AAAGATAAGATTTTCATTTGGGCCCGGCAAACCGAGTCAACGCATGCCTTATTTGCTAATAGTCATGATAAATTGGGAGATTCTCCGTTTAGGGATGTCAGAGTCCGGAAGGCCTTGGACCTTTGCATTGACCGCAAAGTGTTAACCAAAGTACTGTACGATAAACTGATGGTTCCCACGATTCAGGGTTTTGAGCCCGCCGTTTCACCATGGGGATTTGAGGATATCAAACCAAAACCACCGGACATTGAAAAGGCGAAAAAGCTGCTTGCTGAAGCAGGATATCCCAATGGCCTGGATGTGGTATTTCACATTACACCAACCTGGGGTAAACAGGACCTCATGGCCCAGATTGTTCAGCAGATGGCCAAGCCGGCCGGATTCCGCATGAAGATTGTTCCGGAGGTGGGGTTGCAGTATTGGAGTCATATCAGGGCGCGAACCTACCATATCATGGTCTATGGCCTGATGGGTGAGGACCCCATGAACTTCTACCACTACTACCTCCATACCCGCCCGGAAAAACCGTATGACGGCTATGCCTTACTTGGGGGGAAGGATAAGGTCATGGATCAACTCTTAGATGATATGGCTGGTGAAGTAGACTTCCAGAAACGAAAGGCCAAGTTCAAGAAGGTCGTCTTGAGGTGCAATGAAAAGGCCTATATCATTCCTTATGGAAATTCGGTGTCGGTCGCGGGTTGGAGCGAAAAGGTAAAAAACTTTAAGCCTCAGAATTATTATTTCCCGGAGCAGGCCTTTAGAGAAGCCTGGATCGAAAGATAACCATAACCAGCGGTTTTTTGGTTTTAAAATGGGTCAGGCCGGCCTGACCCGAGGATAAAGTTTATTGGTATTTAAAAAATGGGTTGACTTAAAAAGAGTTATGTAATAAAGAAGCATCCAATATGGTTAATAGGGTCTTAAAAGATAGGTAATTTTTTGCAGTCATAGCAGAACCACGGTTATCAGGTGCGTCTAGCAAAAGGAATTTTATAAAAATTGGTATGCATCATCCATTTCCAGTTCTTATGCCTAGCGCTCCCCCCTGGAAACCAGCTTACATAGATCACCTTAATTAAAACCCTTCTTTGTTTATGGTGTTTAGTGGTGATTTACTACACATATGGCTTTGAGGTGACGTGGAAATGAGTTTTACTCAATTCCTGATACGAAGGCTTCTATTCGTTGTACCCACTATCTTTCTGGTCACTGTCGCTGTATTTTCCATCCTTCAATTGGTTCCGGGCGACCCTGTTGACGCGTTGCTGGAAGAGGGGATGCAGGATGAGGAGATGCGGGAAATCATAATCAAGCAGTACGGTTTTGATAAGCCGATATACGTTCAATACCTTCGGTGGATGGGGAAGGTGCTACAGGGTGATCTCGGAAGTTCGATCCTGCATGCCAGGCCGGTCTCGGAGATAGTAGGCGACGCCCTTCCGCGTACGGTTTACCTTACTATTGCCGCCATGGCGATTGCATTGATCATCTCTTTTCCCCTCGGTATCTTTGCCGCGGTAAACCGCAAGTCCTGGGTGGATTATACAGCGCAAGTCACTGCATTAATCGGGTTATCCGTGCCCGGGTTCTGGGCCGCCTTGATGTTGATGCTCTATTTCGGCCTTATGTTAGGGTGGTTCCCGGTGGTGGGCTATACGCCTCCCACTGAAAATTTTACTGACTTTCTGCACCATCTGACCCTTCCGGCTTTTACTCTCGGGCTGGAGATGGTGGCTGTTCAGACCAGGATGACGCGTTCAACCATGCTGGATGAGCTGAACAAGGATTATGTCCAGACTCACCGCTCTCAAGGCCTGCCTGAGAGACAGATCATTGCGCGTTATACACTTAAAAACGCCATGATACCCACTTTGACCATTGTTTCGATTCGTTTTGCCGCGCTCCTGGG comes from Deltaproteobacteria bacterium and encodes:
- a CDS encoding ABC transporter substrate-binding protein, yielding WCNTCILPKDSIPKGVIWGESPTFKPTRVAPPGTGPFEVVEYQQKLQAVFARHKDYHISGLPYLDRVIFKCISKTQPRTMALRAGNLDYIFGVESNYASEHLKGHLGKLDDPEQPPPVYIEKDKIFIWARQTESTHALFANSHDKLGDSPFRDVRVRKALDLCIDRKVLTKVLYDKLMVPTIQGFEPAVSPWGFEDIKPKPPDIEKAKKLLAEAGYPNGLDVVFHITPTWGKQDLMAQIVQQMAKPAGFRMKIVPEVGLQYWSHIRARTYHIMVYGLMGEDPMNFYHYYLHTRPEKPYDGYALLGGKDKVMDQLLDDMAGEVDFQKRKAKFKKVVLRCNEKAYIIPYGNSVSVAGWSEKVKNFKPQNYYFPEQAFREAWIER
- a CDS encoding ABC transporter permease, yielding MSFTQFLIRRLLFVVPTIFLVTVAVFSILQLVPGDPVDALLEEGMQDEEMREIIIKQYGFDKPIYVQYLRWMGKVLQGDLGSSILHARPVSEIVGDALPRTVYLTIAAMAIALIISFPLGIFAAVNRKSWVDYTAQVTALIGLSVPGFWAALMLMLYFGLMLGWFPVVGYTPPTENFTDFLHHLTLPAFTLGLEMVAVQTRMTRSTMLDELNKDYVQTHRSQGLPERQIIARYTLKNAMIPTLTIVSIRFAALLGGTVVIESVFAWPGIGLTIYDGIMTKDFPVVQGGILVLAFSFIFINLLVDIGYKWLDPRIVLE